A DNA window from Capnocytophaga sp. ARDL2 contains the following coding sequences:
- the hemA gene encoding glutamyl-tRNA reductase has protein sequence MEFHYKGKHKHFYAVGLSYKKADAETRGKFSLSEEAKNHLLDDAKFESIESMIAISTCNRTELYGFAEHPFQLINLLCKHSNGTIEDFQKVAYVHKNNDAVSHLFKVGTGMDSQILGDFEIIAQVKNGFLAAKEKGLTNNYFERLVNSVIQASKRIKNETEISTGATSVSFASVQYILTHVPNIQKKNILLFGTGKIGRNTCENLVKHTKNNQITLINRTKDKALKIAGKFNLIVKDYAELQAEIQNTDVLIVATGAQNPTIDKEVFSLKKPLLILDLSIPKNVNENVEEIDGVELVHLDKLSKITDDTLEKRKQYVPQAMEIIEEIKGEFISWTQARKYAPTIHALKSKLEEIKQNELNYQRKKIDNFQEEQAEIIANRIIQKITTHFANHLKDKETEVEESIEWIEKVFHLE, from the coding sequence ATGGAGTTTCATTACAAAGGAAAGCACAAACATTTTTACGCCGTTGGACTTAGTTATAAGAAAGCCGATGCCGAAACACGCGGAAAATTTAGCTTGTCTGAAGAGGCGAAAAACCATCTACTCGACGACGCAAAATTTGAAAGTATCGAATCAATGATTGCGATTTCTACCTGCAACCGTACGGAATTGTATGGTTTTGCCGAGCATCCTTTTCAGTTGATCAACTTGTTGTGCAAACACAGTAATGGTACGATTGAAGACTTTCAAAAAGTGGCGTATGTACACAAAAACAACGATGCTGTTTCTCATTTATTCAAGGTAGGAACAGGTATGGACAGCCAGATTTTAGGTGATTTTGAAATCATTGCTCAAGTAAAAAATGGCTTTTTGGCTGCTAAAGAAAAAGGACTAACCAACAATTACTTCGAGCGATTGGTCAATTCGGTGATTCAAGCCAGCAAACGTATCAAAAACGAAACAGAAATCAGCACAGGAGCTACTTCGGTTTCTTTTGCTTCGGTGCAATATATTTTGACCCATGTACCTAATATTCAAAAGAAAAACATCCTGCTTTTCGGTACTGGAAAAATCGGAAGAAACACTTGTGAAAACCTCGTAAAACACACCAAAAACAATCAAATTACTCTGATAAATCGCACCAAAGACAAGGCATTGAAAATTGCAGGAAAATTCAATTTGATTGTAAAGGATTATGCCGAATTACAAGCGGAAATTCAAAATACAGATGTACTCATTGTAGCTACGGGTGCTCAAAATCCTACTATTGACAAAGAGGTGTTTTCGCTGAAAAAACCTTTGCTAATTTTAGATTTATCTATTCCGAAAAATGTAAACGAAAATGTTGAGGAAATCGACGGAGTAGAATTGGTACATTTGGATAAATTGTCAAAAATCACCGACGATACATTAGAAAAACGCAAACAATATGTGCCACAAGCCATGGAAATCATCGAAGAAATAAAAGGTGAATTCATCTCGTGGACACAGGCAAGAAAATACGCTCCTACGATTCACGCTTTGAAATCGAAATTGGAAGAAATCAAACAAAACGAATTGAACTATCAACGTAAAAAAATTGATAATTTCCAGGAGGAACAAGCGGAAATCATTGCAAATAGAATCATTCAAAAAATCACGACACATTTCGCTAATCACCTGAAAGACAAAGAAACCGAAGTGGAAGAAAGCATCGAATGGATTGAAAAAGTTTTTCATTTGGAGTAG
- a CDS encoding IS982 family transposase, which produces MNNLEQIYERILEVLEDFFPHQLLPYQRRKPKMSDLELVSLNLTAEYLSIDSELQLFRKIPNSLKNKIERSVYNKRKRNLFYYINQIREKLAMCFNREESYFVIDSMPLKICENARAMRSKICRDESFSYPDYGFCASQKLHYFGYKLHIICSIEGIVQSLDMTPASVHDVHYLKDVSSQIQNCVLIGDRGYISSQYQLDLFNTATIQLDTPKRINQKDYKPQFYLFKKKRKRIETLFSQLCDQFMIKRNYAKSFNGFKTRIISKITALTLIQYINKFVLKKEINKIKASII; this is translated from the coding sequence ATGAACAACTTAGAGCAAATATACGAAAGAATTTTAGAAGTTTTAGAAGATTTTTTTCCTCATCAACTTTTACCTTATCAAAGGAGAAAGCCAAAAATGAGTGATTTAGAATTGGTGAGTTTAAATTTAACAGCAGAATATTTAAGTATTGATAGTGAATTACAACTCTTTAGAAAAATACCTAATTCTTTGAAAAACAAAATAGAAAGAAGTGTTTATAACAAAAGAAAACGAAATCTTTTTTATTATATAAATCAGATTAGGGAAAAACTTGCAATGTGTTTTAATAGAGAGGAGAGTTATTTTGTAATTGATAGTATGCCTTTGAAAATATGTGAAAATGCTAGAGCAATGAGAAGTAAAATTTGTAGAGACGAAAGTTTTTCATATCCTGATTATGGTTTTTGTGCTAGTCAGAAGTTACATTATTTTGGATATAAATTACACATAATCTGTTCAATAGAAGGTATTGTACAAAGTTTAGATATGACTCCAGCATCTGTTCACGATGTTCATTATTTAAAAGATGTTAGTTCTCAAATTCAAAATTGCGTTTTGATTGGTGATAGAGGTTATATATCGTCACAATATCAATTAGATTTGTTTAACACTGCTACTATTCAGTTAGATACACCTAAAAGAATAAATCAAAAAGATTACAAACCTCAATTTTATTTATTCAAAAAGAAGAGAAAAAGAATCGAAACTCTATTTTCTCAACTTTGTGATCAATTTATGATTAAAAGGAATTATGCTAAATCATTCAACGGTTTTAAAACACGAATTATCAGTAAAATAACTGCTTTAACCTTAATTCAATACATTAACAAATTTGTATTAAAAAAGGAAATAAATAAAATTAAAGCAAGTATAATTTAA
- the radC gene encoding DNA repair protein RadC has protein sequence MEIDKYTIKNWSQDDQPREKLLYKGKQSLSNAELLAILIGSGSREENAVELCKRILLKYDNQLHLLQKQSLQQLQTFKGIGEAKAITIIAALELANRLKLSETNELKKITCSNDGFLLLHPLIADLPHEEFWVLCLNNNNKVVHKFQLSKGGLTATIVDIRMLFKTAIEHLAVAIVLAHNHPSGSLQPSLQDKQLTEKIRLAGNQLEIKLLDHLIITQNDYYSFADHGEL, from the coding sequence ATGGAAATAGATAAATACACAATAAAAAATTGGTCGCAAGATGATCAACCAAGGGAAAAACTTCTGTACAAAGGCAAACAGAGTTTGTCTAATGCTGAACTATTGGCTATACTGATTGGTTCGGGTAGTAGGGAGGAAAATGCAGTAGAACTATGTAAACGCATCTTGCTAAAATACGACAATCAATTGCATCTGCTACAAAAACAGAGTTTGCAACAACTGCAAACATTCAAAGGTATAGGCGAAGCCAAAGCGATTACTATCATAGCCGCCTTGGAATTGGCAAATAGGCTAAAACTTTCCGAAACCAACGAATTGAAAAAAATCACTTGTAGCAACGATGGTTTTCTACTATTACACCCCTTGATTGCCGATCTGCCTCATGAAGAATTTTGGGTTTTATGCCTCAATAACAACAACAAAGTGGTACATAAATTTCAACTGAGTAAAGGCGGTCTTACTGCTACCATCGTAGATATACGCATGTTGTTTAAAACAGCTATTGAACACCTTGCCGTTGCCATTGTTTTGGCACACAATCATCCTTCGGGTTCCCTGCAACCGAGCCTACAAGACAAACAACTCACGGAAAAAATCCGTTTAGCAGGAAATCAATTAGAAATAAAACTTTTAGACCACCTCATCATCACTCAAAACGACTATTATAGCTTTGCCGACCATGGGGAATTGTAA
- the ftsZ gene encoding cell division protein FtsZ, translating into MENITFDLPKNQSRVIKVIGVGGGGSNAVNHMFRQGIEGVDFVICNTDHQALQNSPVPTKIQLGISLTEGLGAGANPEIGQQAALESIEEIENILDTNTKMVFITAGMGGGTGTGAAPVIAQLAKERGILTVGIVTIPFQFEGKKRLEQALRGVENLRANVDSLIVINNNKLREVYGNLGFKSGFSKADEVLATASKGIAELITHHYTVNVDLEDVRSVLSNSGTAIMGSAIAEGENRAKDAVIAALDSPLLSDNKIRGSKNVLLLIVSGNSEITMDEVGEINDHIQNEAGHNANILMGIGENLELGEGIAVTVIATGFNAEQQKDIMNIGGESAKVILPLDNNQKVEIDLQSQVAPTAAPTPDQPLNPNNAFRHQERIVHNLNEATHSPENAIEEPVVAKVTDINMIEVIEPEFVIEKVSTPVQQEVAFTFDLQEQQQAFEKEQEVETPKAEVEVPQAVESQSPERVVFDLNDFLEVEEPQIAKKTVEPLQEDEIKFEVRTEPSAPVQPSYQSLAGEQNPTDNSIEEVLKNRADERRQKMKEFNHKFKNSFSQINELEKEPAYKRMGVDLDLFADEQVSRYSVGGNSDTLRSNNSFLHDNVD; encoded by the coding sequence ATGGAAAATATAACTTTTGATCTACCAAAAAATCAATCAAGAGTAATCAAAGTGATTGGAGTAGGAGGTGGAGGTAGCAATGCCGTAAATCATATGTTTCGTCAAGGAATTGAAGGTGTAGATTTCGTAATTTGCAACACAGACCATCAAGCACTTCAAAACAGTCCTGTACCTACAAAAATCCAGTTGGGTATCAGCCTTACAGAAGGATTGGGAGCAGGTGCAAATCCTGAAATTGGTCAGCAAGCAGCATTGGAAAGCATCGAAGAAATCGAAAACATTTTGGATACAAATACCAAAATGGTGTTTATCACTGCCGGTATGGGTGGTGGAACAGGTACAGGAGCCGCTCCAGTAATCGCTCAGTTGGCAAAAGAAAGAGGGATCCTTACGGTAGGTATCGTAACGATTCCTTTCCAATTTGAAGGAAAAAAACGATTGGAACAAGCCTTGAGAGGAGTAGAAAACCTTAGAGCAAATGTGGACTCTTTGATTGTAATCAACAACAACAAATTGAGAGAAGTATATGGAAATCTTGGATTCAAATCAGGCTTTTCAAAAGCAGATGAGGTATTGGCTACTGCATCAAAAGGAATTGCAGAATTGATTACGCACCACTATACAGTAAATGTGGATTTGGAAGATGTGCGTTCAGTACTTTCAAACAGTGGTACAGCTATTATGGGATCTGCCATTGCAGAAGGAGAAAACAGAGCAAAAGATGCAGTAATTGCAGCTTTAGATTCTCCATTGTTGAGCGATAACAAAATCCGTGGTTCGAAAAATGTATTGTTGTTGATTGTTTCTGGAAATTCAGAAATTACAATGGACGAAGTAGGAGAAATCAATGACCACATCCAAAACGAAGCAGGCCACAATGCAAATATCTTGATGGGTATTGGTGAAAATTTGGAATTGGGAGAAGGTATTGCTGTAACGGTAATTGCTACTGGTTTCAATGCAGAGCAACAAAAAGACATTATGAATATTGGAGGAGAGTCAGCAAAAGTAATTTTACCATTGGACAATAACCAAAAAGTAGAAATCGATTTGCAATCACAAGTTGCTCCAACAGCAGCTCCAACTCCAGATCAGCCGTTGAATCCTAACAATGCGTTTCGGCATCAAGAGCGAATAGTACACAATCTAAACGAAGCTACTCATTCGCCTGAAAATGCAATCGAAGAGCCTGTAGTTGCAAAAGTTACAGATATCAATATGATAGAAGTAATCGAGCCAGAGTTTGTCATCGAAAAAGTGTCAACACCAGTTCAGCAAGAAGTAGCTTTTACTTTTGACCTTCAAGAGCAACAACAAGCCTTTGAAAAAGAGCAAGAGGTAGAAACGCCAAAAGCAGAGGTAGAGGTACCACAAGCAGTTGAGTCTCAGTCTCCAGAAAGAGTAGTATTTGATCTAAATGACTTTTTGGAAGTAGAAGAGCCACAAATAGCTAAGAAAACAGTAGAGCCCTTACAAGAAGACGAAATAAAATTTGAAGTACGCACAGAGCCATCTGCTCCCGTACAGCCAAGTTATCAGTCGCTTGCAGGTGAGCAAAATCCTACCGATAATTCAATCGAAGAAGTTTTGAAAAACAGAGCTGACGAACGCAGACAAAAGATGAAAGAATTTAATCATAAATTCAAAAACAGTTTCTCTCAAATCAATGAATTGGAAAAAGAACCCGCATACAAGAGAATGGGAGTAGATTTAGATTTGTTTGCAGACGAGCAAGTTTCAAGATATTCAGTAGGAGGAAACTCAGATACTTTGCGTAGCAATAATTCATTCTTACATGACAATGTAGATTAA
- the hemC gene encoding hydroxymethylbilane synthase: MKLIKIGTRDSQLALWQAHTVANKLNEIGYQTEIVAVKSDGDIQLDKPLYELGITGIFTKTLDVAMLSGKVDIAVHSMKDVPTALPQGIVQAAVLKRANTVDLLIHKGNTDFLNTEATIATSSLRRKAQWLNKYPQHSIEDLRGNVNTRLKKLEESNWGGAIFAAAGLERIDLKPENHLSLNWMIPAPAQGAMMVVAMADDTFVLEALSQLNDIETEIATHIERQFLRTLEGGCTAPIGALATYNETDDTIRLQGVLLSTDGKQRFDIDKTVPINEWKKLGYQAAQEILSKGGDALMKELRKQLKK, from the coding sequence ATGAAACTCATAAAAATAGGAACACGCGACAGTCAATTGGCATTATGGCAAGCCCATACCGTTGCCAACAAACTCAACGAAATAGGATACCAAACCGAAATAGTAGCTGTAAAATCTGACGGTGATATTCAGCTCGACAAACCTCTGTACGAATTAGGCATCACGGGTATTTTCACCAAAACCCTCGATGTAGCTATGTTGTCGGGCAAAGTGGATATTGCTGTTCACTCGATGAAAGATGTACCTACGGCATTGCCTCAAGGTATTGTACAAGCGGCGGTATTGAAAAGAGCCAATACGGTTGACTTGTTAATTCACAAAGGCAACACCGATTTTTTAAACACCGAAGCAACCATTGCTACGAGTTCATTGCGTAGAAAAGCTCAATGGTTGAATAAATATCCTCAGCACAGTATCGAAGATTTGAGAGGAAATGTCAATACACGCTTAAAAAAATTGGAAGAAAGCAACTGGGGCGGAGCTATTTTTGCCGCAGCTGGGTTGGAACGCATCGATTTGAAACCAGAAAATCATCTTTCGTTGAATTGGATGATTCCAGCACCTGCACAAGGAGCGATGATGGTGGTCGCTATGGCAGACGACACTTTTGTTTTAGAAGCTTTGTCACAACTCAACGATATTGAAACCGAAATCGCTACACATATCGAACGCCAATTTCTCCGCACATTAGAAGGTGGCTGTACCGCACCGATTGGAGCGTTAGCAACCTACAACGAAACAGATGACACCATCCGTTTGCAAGGCGTTTTACTATCTACAGACGGCAAACAACGATTTGACATTGACAAAACAGTTCCGATCAACGAATGGAAAAAATTGGGATATCAAGCTGCACAAGAAATACTATCAAAGGGCGGTGATGCACTGATGAAAGAATTGAGAAAGCAATTGAAAAAATAA
- the recA gene encoding recombinase RecA, translating into MSTDKEAKLKALQTTLEKLDKAFGKGTVMKLGDKAVEEIEVIPSGSLGIDLALGVMGYPKGRIIEIFGPESSGKTTLTLHAIAECQKAGGIAAFIDAEHAFDRFYAEKLGVNIDELIISQPDHGEQALEITENLIRSGAVDMVVVDSVAALTPKSEIDGDMGDSKMGLHARLMSQALRKLTGTISKTNCTVFFINQLRDKIGVMFGSPETTTGGNALKFYASVRLDIRKSTQIKDGEHVIGNRTKVKIVKNKVAPPFRTAEFDVMYGEGISKTGEILDMAVEYDIVKKSGSWFSYGDTKLGQGRDAVKGVIKDNPELQDELENLIKERLKEEQ; encoded by the coding sequence ATGAGCACAGATAAAGAAGCCAAATTGAAAGCTTTACAAACGACTTTAGAAAAATTGGACAAAGCGTTTGGAAAAGGAACCGTGATGAAATTGGGAGACAAAGCAGTTGAGGAAATCGAAGTAATCCCTTCGGGTTCGTTGGGAATCGACTTAGCTTTGGGAGTAATGGGGTATCCAAAAGGAAGAATTATTGAGATTTTTGGGCCTGAATCTTCGGGTAAAACCACACTAACTTTGCATGCAATTGCCGAGTGCCAGAAAGCAGGTGGTATCGCTGCTTTTATTGATGCGGAACACGCTTTTGATCGTTTTTATGCAGAAAAATTGGGTGTAAACATCGATGAATTGATTATTTCTCAGCCCGACCACGGTGAACAAGCCTTAGAAATTACTGAAAACTTGATTCGTTCGGGAGCTGTAGATATGGTCGTAGTGGATTCGGTGGCAGCATTGACTCCAAAAAGCGAAATCGACGGAGATATGGGAGATTCTAAAATGGGCTTACACGCTCGTTTGATGTCTCAAGCCTTGAGAAAATTGACAGGTACGATTTCAAAAACAAATTGTACGGTGTTTTTTATCAACCAGTTGCGTGATAAAATTGGAGTAATGTTTGGAAGTCCAGAAACGACAACTGGAGGTAATGCGTTGAAATTCTATGCTTCGGTGCGTTTAGATATTCGCAAATCTACTCAAATCAAAGATGGTGAGCATGTTATCGGAAATAGAACGAAAGTAAAAATCGTAAAAAACAAAGTAGCACCTCCATTCCGCACAGCCGAGTTTGATGTAATGTACGGCGAAGGTATTTCAAAAACTGGTGAAATCCTCGATATGGCGGTAGAATACGATATCGTGAAAAAATCGGGGTCTTGGTTTAGCTACGGAGACACAAAATTGGGTCAAGGTAGAGATGCTGTAAAAGGCGTAATCAAAGACAATCCAGAATTACAAGATGAACTAGAAAACCTAATCAAAGAACGATTGAAAGAGGAACAATAA
- the gltX gene encoding glutamate--tRNA ligase has protein sequence MSTKPVRVRFAPSPTGPLHIGGVRTALFNYLFAKKNNGTFYLRVEDTDQTRFVPGAEEYIFEALKWLGIQPDETIGVNEKFGPYKQSDRKHLYKDFAMELIAKGAAYYAFDTAESLDEKRKSCEANGQSFIYNHTTRGELENSLTFLPEEVEKRLNENHPFVIRFKMPLNEKLTITDMIRGEVTFDTTLLDDKVLFKSDGMPTYHLANIVDDHLQQTSHVIRGEEWLPSLPLHYLLYRAFDWEAPQFAHLPLILKPIGNGKLSKRDGDKMGFPVFPLEWKNEEGGTSMGYREQGYFPEAVVNFLALLGWNDGTEQEIYSLEELCKKFDLSRINKSGAKFDPKKNEWFNHQYLLQKSNGELATYLKADLQKNGISAPDETIEKIVGLVKDRANFATELYGLTDYFFVAPTSYDEKATKNWTEDTKTWLQIVASLIEGVAEFLPTIIESTVKSWISEQGIGMGKVMQPLRVALVGEMKGPDLFEIIALLGKEETVNRIKKAIEKVQ, from the coding sequence ATGTCAACAAAACCAGTAAGAGTACGTTTTGCTCCAAGTCCGACAGGACCTTTACATATCGGTGGTGTACGCACTGCCTTGTTCAATTATTTGTTTGCGAAAAAAAATAACGGTACTTTTTATTTACGAGTAGAAGATACCGACCAAACGCGTTTTGTGCCAGGTGCTGAAGAGTATATTTTCGAAGCATTGAAATGGTTGGGAATTCAACCAGATGAAACCATTGGAGTAAACGAAAAATTTGGACCTTACAAACAAAGCGATCGCAAACATTTATACAAAGATTTTGCAATGGAATTGATTGCAAAAGGTGCAGCCTATTACGCTTTTGACACAGCCGAATCTTTGGACGAAAAAAGAAAATCTTGCGAAGCCAACGGTCAATCGTTTATTTACAATCACACCACTCGTGGAGAATTGGAAAATTCATTGACATTTTTGCCGGAAGAAGTTGAAAAGAGATTGAACGAAAATCATCCGTTTGTGATTCGTTTTAAAATGCCTTTAAACGAAAAATTGACGATCACAGATATGATTCGTGGAGAGGTAACATTCGATACGACTTTGTTGGACGATAAAGTGTTGTTTAAATCAGACGGAATGCCTACTTATCACTTGGCAAACATCGTGGACGACCATTTGCAACAAACTTCGCATGTAATCCGTGGGGAAGAATGGTTGCCGTCGTTGCCATTGCACTATTTATTGTATCGTGCTTTTGATTGGGAAGCACCACAATTTGCACATTTACCATTGATTTTAAAACCCATAGGAAACGGAAAATTGTCAAAAAGAGATGGTGATAAAATGGGATTCCCGGTATTTCCATTAGAATGGAAAAACGAAGAAGGAGGAACCTCAATGGGATACCGTGAGCAAGGATATTTCCCAGAAGCAGTGGTAAACTTTTTGGCATTGTTGGGATGGAACGACGGTACAGAGCAAGAAATTTATTCTTTGGAAGAATTGTGCAAGAAATTTGATTTATCTCGTATCAATAAATCTGGGGCAAAATTTGATCCTAAGAAGAACGAATGGTTCAATCATCAATATTTATTGCAAAAATCAAATGGTGAATTGGCTACATATTTAAAAGCTGATTTACAGAAAAATGGCATTTCTGCACCTGATGAAACCATTGAAAAAATCGTTGGATTGGTAAAAGACAGAGCCAATTTCGCAACCGAATTGTATGGATTGACTGATTATTTCTTTGTAGCACCAACTTCGTACGACGAAAAAGCAACGAAAAATTGGACAGAAGACACCAAAACATGGTTGCAAATTGTTGCTTCGTTGATAGAAGGCGTAGCAGAATTTTTACCAACAATAATCGAAAGCACGGTAAAATCGTGGATTAGCGAACAAGGAATTGGCATGGGGAAAGTGATGCAACCTTTGCGAGTAGCCTTGGTTGGAGAAATGAAAGGGCCTGATTTGTTTGAAATCATTGCATTATTAGGAAAAGAAGAAACGGTAAACCGCATTAAAAAAGCTATTGAAAAAGTACAATAA
- a CDS encoding aspartate-semialdehyde dehydrogenase yields MKVAVVGATGMVGEVMLRVLAERNFPLTELIPVASEKSVGKEITYKDKNYKVVSLQQAVELKPEIALFSAGGDTSLEWAPKFAEVGTVVIDNSSAWRMDPTKKLVVPEINAYVLTKEDKIIANPNCSTIQLVMILAPLHKKYNIKRVIVSTYQSITGTGVKAVKQLENESKGVKGEMAYHYQIHQNAIPHCDVFLENGYTKEEMKLTNETKKILGDEKVLVSATAVRIPVMGGHSEAVNIEFENEFDLQQVRAILKETPGVVVQDNLDTLTYPMPLYAKDKNEVFVGRIRKDETREKALNLWIVTDNLRKGAATNTIQIAEYIINNQLI; encoded by the coding sequence ATGAAAGTAGCTGTTGTTGGTGCTACAGGTATGGTGGGTGAAGTGATGCTACGCGTGTTGGCTGAACGCAACTTTCCATTGACTGAATTGATTCCTGTGGCTTCGGAAAAGTCGGTAGGAAAAGAAATTACATACAAAGACAAAAATTATAAAGTAGTAAGTCTGCAACAAGCAGTGGAACTAAAACCCGAAATTGCTTTGTTTTCAGCGGGTGGTGATACTTCGCTCGAATGGGCTCCTAAATTTGCCGAAGTGGGTACAGTAGTTATCGACAATTCTTCGGCGTGGCGTATGGATCCGACTAAAAAATTGGTCGTGCCTGAAATCAACGCTTATGTATTGACTAAAGAAGATAAAATCATTGCAAATCCCAATTGTTCTACTATTCAATTGGTGATGATTTTGGCTCCTTTACATAAAAAATACAACATCAAACGCGTGATTGTTTCTACTTATCAATCGATTACGGGAACAGGTGTAAAAGCCGTGAAACAATTGGAAAACGAAAGTAAAGGTGTGAAAGGCGAAATGGCGTATCACTACCAAATCCATCAAAATGCGATTCCTCATTGCGATGTTTTCCTCGAAAACGGCTACACCAAAGAGGAAATGAAACTTACGAACGAAACCAAAAAAATCTTAGGAGATGAAAAAGTGTTGGTTTCGGCTACTGCAGTGCGTATCCCAGTAATGGGCGGACACAGCGAGGCGGTAAACATAGAGTTTGAAAACGAATTTGATTTACAGCAAGTTCGTGCGATTTTGAAAGAAACTCCGGGGGTGGTGGTGCAAGACAATCTCGACACTCTTACCTATCCTATGCCGTTGTATGCCAAAGACAAAAACGAAGTATTTGTAGGGCGTATTCGCAAAGATGAAACTCGTGAAAAAGCACTCAATCTGTGGATTGTAACCGACAATTTGCGTAAAGGTGCAGCAACCAATACCATTCAAATTGCAGAATACATCATCAATAATCAATTAATCTAA
- a CDS encoding uroporphyrinogen-III synthase, protein MSYIPTILSTKELTIEQTDFLEKIGFSVTSIDFITTNSLNFKIQQKPTLLLFTSQNAVKSILNSIFLEELKPIPVICVGLKTKNLLEKEGFYVLAYTDYAEQLALKIIDNYSIEKIAFFAGNIRRNTLPDAMNLHQISFIEYTVYETIETSHIIDFTPEIVLFYSPSGVRSYLKNNQIKNSKAICIGTTTAEALQEITDNIFISEIPTVESVLEKCKSI, encoded by the coding sequence ATGTCATATATTCCCACAATACTTTCTACTAAAGAACTTACTATAGAGCAAACCGATTTTTTAGAAAAAATCGGTTTTTCTGTTACCTCTATCGATTTTATCACTACGAATTCTCTGAATTTCAAAATTCAACAAAAACCTACTTTACTTTTATTTACTTCACAAAATGCTGTAAAAAGTATATTAAATTCCATTTTTTTAGAAGAATTAAAACCTATTCCCGTGATTTGCGTTGGATTGAAAACAAAAAATCTTTTGGAAAAAGAAGGGTTTTATGTTCTCGCATATACTGATTATGCCGAACAATTGGCTTTAAAAATAATTGATAACTATTCAATTGAAAAAATTGCCTTTTTTGCGGGGAATATTCGTAGAAACACTTTACCTGATGCGATGAATTTACATCAAATTTCGTTCATAGAATATACTGTTTACGAAACCATTGAAACTTCACACATTATTGATTTTACCCCTGAAATTGTTTTGTTTTACAGTCCTTCGGGTGTTCGCAGTTATCTAAAAAACAACCAAATAAAAAACAGCAAAGCAATTTGCATAGGCACGACAACTGCTGAAGCATTACAAGAAATTACAGACAACATTTTTATTTCCGAAATACCAACCGTGGAAAGTGTTTTAGAAAAATGTAAGTCCATCTAA
- a CDS encoding helix-turn-helix transcriptional regulator: MSSIQDIILEDDFICWRFVNNSQNQQVIEREFHSGIIQFHFLLKGKAVFLFNKGAYEMPLTEENNLTLYNPQKNLSLHTQLAPESWLISIAISVNKFHALFSTEAEFIPFLSKGAIDRKHYAIQPITPSMSVVLYQILNFNLHPSVKKLYHRAKVYELMSLLFNKPEDTDDESCPFKADGEETMRIQQAKDYLIKNMHEPPTLQELADKVGLNIKKLKQGFKQLYGDTAYGFLFDYKMEYARRLLDSGAYNVNEVGIKIGYSTASHFIAAFKKKFGTTPKKYLMKG, translated from the coding sequence ATGAGTTCGATACAAGATATTATATTAGAAGACGATTTTATTTGTTGGCGATTTGTAAATAATTCACAAAATCAACAAGTTATAGAAAGAGAATTCCACAGTGGGATTATACAATTTCACTTTTTGCTCAAGGGAAAAGCGGTGTTTTTGTTCAACAAAGGGGCTTATGAAATGCCATTGACAGAGGAGAACAATCTTACTCTCTACAATCCTCAGAAAAATCTATCGTTACATACACAATTAGCTCCAGAATCATGGTTGATTTCTATTGCGATTTCGGTCAATAAATTTCATGCGTTGTTTTCTACCGAGGCAGAGTTTATTCCGTTTTTGTCGAAAGGTGCGATTGATAGAAAGCATTATGCGATACAACCTATTACGCCGTCGATGTCGGTGGTTTTGTATCAGATTTTGAATTTCAATTTGCATCCGTCGGTAAAGAAATTGTACCATAGAGCCAAGGTGTATGAATTGATGAGTTTGCTGTTCAATAAACCCGAAGATACCGACGACGAAAGCTGTCCGTTCAAAGCAGATGGAGAGGAAACCATGCGTATTCAACAAGCAAAAGATTATTTGATAAAAAATATGCACGAACCGCCAACTTTGCAAGAGTTGGCAGATAAAGTTGGTCTAAATATCAAGAAGTTAAAGCAAGGGTTTAAGCAATTGTATGGCGACACAGCCTATGGATTTTTGTTTGATTACAAAATGGAATACGCTCGTCGTTTGCTAGATAGTGGAGCTTATAATGTAAACGAAGTGGGAATAAAAATCGGATATAGCACCGCAAGCCATTTTATTGCAGCTTTTAAAAAGAAATTTGGCACGACTCCAAAAAAATATTTAATGAAAGGGTAG